One window from the genome of Magnolia sinica isolate HGM2019 chromosome 4, MsV1, whole genome shotgun sequence encodes:
- the LOC131242902 gene encoding thioredoxin X, chloroplastic-like has protein sequence MATAICNPTVPLRFSSPPAATTALAMNLRAPSRNLVFRQQTRRKTRFRLSPETGCGFPVRKLAVSCQVVVITENEFSEQVLKSESPVLVEFIANWCGPCRLIAPIVDWASQEYKDRLKVVKIDHDSNPKLIEEYKVYGLPALILFKNGKEVPESRREGAMTKVKLKEYLDALLESVAAA, from the exons ATGGCGACCGCCATCTGCAATCCAACGGTGCCCCTTCGATTCTCTTCCCCACCCGCCGCTACAACCGCCCTCGCCATGAATTTGCGGGCTCCCTCGAGGAATCTCGTTTTCCGGCAGCAGACTCGTCGAAAAACCAGGTTCCGGTTGTCGCCGGAGACCGGCTGTGGATTCCCCGTCCGGAAGTTGGCGGTGAGCTGCCAGGTCGTGGTGATTACCGAGAACGAGTTCTCGGAGCAGGTTTTGAAGTCGGAGTCCCCTGTTCTTGTTGAGTTCATTGCCAATTGGTGCGGGCCGTGTCGGTTGATTGCACCTATAGTCGACTGGGCTTCTCAg GAATACAAAGACAGGTTAAAGGTTGTGAAGATTGATCATGATTCGAATCCTAAACTGATCGAAGAGTACAAAGTCTATGGCTTGCCAGCCCTAATTCTTTTCAAGAATGGCAAGGAGGTCCCGGAAAGCCGAAGAGAAGGTGCGATGACAAAGGTAAAGCTGAAAGAATATCTGGATGCTCTGTTGGAATCCGTAGCTGCTGCATAA